Proteins encoded together in one Candidatus Epulonipiscium sp. window:
- a CDS encoding sigma-70 family RNA polymerase sigma factor: MRTEKDELLDKWMNVYGAEVLRTAFFYVKDISIAEDMFQEVFLKAYKKMNTYRGEASIRTWILKITINQCKDYLKSNWFKRILLNWETKDYVLPEVDTTLNPESIVLHHEERQELLEQVLKISLPLREVLILYYYHDLSQNEIADILKIPFGTVRSRLHRSKEVLKKQLKLGGDYDEKY, encoded by the coding sequence ATGAGAACTGAAAAAGATGAATTATTAGATAAATGGATGAATGTTTACGGGGCAGAAGTTTTACGCACAGCTTTTTTTTATGTAAAAGACATATCCATTGCGGAAGATATGTTTCAAGAGGTATTTTTAAAAGCATATAAAAAAATGAATACATACAGAGGAGAAGCAAGTATAAGGACATGGATTTTAAAAATTACTATAAATCAATGTAAGGATTACTTGAAATCTAACTGGTTTAAACGAATTTTGCTAAATTGGGAAACGAAAGACTATGTACTGCCGGAAGTTGATACTACCTTAAATCCCGAAAGCATTGTTTTGCACCATGAAGAAAGGCAGGAATTATTAGAACAGGTTTTGAAAATTTCGCTTCCATTAAGAGAGGTGCTAATCCTTTACTATTATCATGATTTATCCCAGAATGAAATTGCCGATATACTAAAAATTCCTTTTGGAACGGTACGCAGTAGACTTCACAGGTCAAAAGAGGTATTAAAAAAACAATTAAAACTTGGAGGTGATTATGATGAAAAATATTGA